A genome region from Leptodactylus fuscus isolate aLepFus1 chromosome 6, aLepFus1.hap2, whole genome shotgun sequence includes the following:
- the LOC142210368 gene encoding uncharacterized protein LOC142210368: MEDIPTDDCIRSSEEHLISSGYKADDGGITQDTYEEHAIVPDVSSALYSKDLSSDPSIQVLSSDPSQTENSYRTGVLHLSVHKMEKPYSCSECGKSYCGKKALVKHQRIHTEGKTFSCSECGRCFYQKANLITHERIHTGERPYSCSECGKCYSFKSALVRHQRVHTGEKPFSCSECGKCFYQKSDLVTHWRIHTGEKPYSCSECGKCYSDKRALVKHQRIHTEEKTFSCLECGKCFYQKANLVTHERSHTGERPYLCSECGKCYSNKAALVRHQRSHTGDKPFSCSECGKCFYQKSDLVKHQRIHTGEKPYSCSECGKNYNDKPGLIRHQRIHTGENHFHDQNLYILDTYSHDDSSM, translated from the exons ATGGAGGATATTCCTACAG ATGACTGTATCAGGAGCTCAGAGGAACATCTCATATCTTCAGGTTATAAAGCAGATGatggtggtatcacacaagatacgtATGAAGAACATGCCATTGTCCCAGATGTATCCTCAGCCCTTTACAGCAAAGATCTATCATCTGATCCTTCTATACAGGTCCTATCTTCTGATCCATCACAGACTGAGAACTCCTACAGAACAGGTGTCCTACATCTAAGTGTTCACAAaatggagaagccatattcatgttcagaatgtggtaaaAGTTATTGCGGTAAAAAagctcttgttaaacatcagagaattcacacagaggGGAaaacattttcatgttcagaatgtgggagatgttttTATCAGAAAGCAAATCTTATTACACATGAGAGAATTCATACAGGAGAgcggccatattcatgttcagaatgtggaaaatgttataGCTTTAAATCAGCCCTTGTGAGACATCAGCGAGTTCATACAGGTGAAAAGCCGttctcatgttcagaatgcggcaaatgtttttatcagaaatcagatcttgtaaCACattggagaattcacacaggagagaagccttattcatgttcagaatgtgggaaatgttatagcgATAAACGAGCCCTTgtaaaacatcagagaattcacacagaggagaaaacattttcatgtttagaatgtgggaaatgtttttatcAGAAAGCAAATCTTGTTACACATGAacgaagtcacacaggggagagaccatatttatgttcagaatgtgggaaatgttatagcaATAAAGCAgcgcttgttagacatcagagaagtcacacaggggataaaccattttcatgttcagaatgtgggaaatgtttttatcagaaatcagatctggttaaacatcagagaattcacacaggagagaagccatattcatgttcagaatgtgggaaaaattATAACGATAAACCAGGTcttattagacatcagagaattcacacaggggagaaccaTTTTCATGACCAGAATTTGTATATTTTAGATACATACAGTCATGACGACTCTTCCATGTAG